One window from the genome of Hoplias malabaricus isolate fHopMal1 chromosome 18, fHopMal1.hap1, whole genome shotgun sequence encodes:
- the LOC136675136 gene encoding interferon-induced very large GTPase 1-like: MRLQLNTKLRQKLKPADVLQITADSLKPKEDCAEDELVQIFLQRLLLRNYKARYISIKEASSDLHYNQSGTINKNEEETFEFFYSGNPASLGQAIHKDPIHPMDVQMAVFLCSDGFLKQLIVTKLSYCQYALPLLVPNPFTGGIEFPLWAFQQVRKNWNSSKVSGKVNNMASAQTPMVAVFRFGSISTSKSQLINSLINEKHNTFFHRNCPGSSRNRLLMDGVVEIAWYCPSGKITDHFPDCVAFCNLHGDAETHEKQLEMLTKMSSVNIVVLGNPEKGSTHTQTLKKLYSDPKPLICLFCEDESPVSGVKKLKYRIGLKGRNQAAVSAELQKTLKECFPNLSTTFSLENVDKISGIRTDIKDNPECIKQKEAALQIIKLLKGMELSKIQEEYLPCQGTLWHDWCKRNKELHRVHGADIERVISKNQNEMKQIREKQAARGLTNFTKLFIETISSCSTENEKSYFLKWVEILLDMFTADDLSALHQLEEMSKELKAATFGLVHILREMGQLYESFVSVDPETRQCEKEVVLSLPKLAAELLTSGHPLELMDGDAAHVPLIWISAVLDELIKKLGDKKVFILSVLGVQSSGKSTMLNAMFGLQFAVSAGRCTKGAFMQLVKVSKIKLNFDYILVVDTEGLRALELTGISTRHHDNELATFVVGLGNTTIINIMGENPADMQDILQIVVQAFLRMKKVKLSPSCLFVHHNVSDITAEEKNKEGKRRLQDKLDEMAKLAAKEEVCDAECFSDVIAFDIKNDVRYFAQLWEGSPPMAPPNPTYSENILELKKSPLQQGSKLHCITLKQLKCRITDLWTALMNENFVFSFKNTLEISVYRQLEEEYGKWTWTLRSTMLRIQDKLYNRIKNNQLEKVEYKLLVEEMQDTFENVKSSMTSFFESEHEKDIMEQWRVRFENKIQFLHDDLIKQAERELVGILELRDSEKQKSQYEAKLFEKSKELALSLQNNEDDEGKKKEQFDSLWEKWISELTATIQPMRPVAIAEDIFQILCESYEVALVISRRQCKEYVEIHMLCDYTPYVRQKKKSQIFPAKTTLPLDDQTSVRNLTLSVIKQTKDLIKSKPVEQMGYNPSHIQEIVLLVKQVIKEHKTSKYKFTKEFSVDLSLFVCETAKETFEELQEKFRNANDPMVYLQNMKPRYYCIFQKFCQGASSVVAFGASMCSKLGESILQSVYNQTATDLADQMKSDLPEFNGNRSKLEKHILKSLAEEENFQRYKTYIMSPQEHIKSFIKEVVCSYMEKENPRALNKIMGIIAHKKRCVIIAAQSTTEEMKKKSGDANMWLESFSRSLKDELVCETEHLSGYYCKDISDLQLLTEVVKNEMSLITEELKKNLNSVSALKMEKFRKRPDEILIEQFCHCCWVQCPFCKATCTNTMEDHDGDHSVPVHRNSGINGWHYRGTKNLAIDFCTTSVVSDWAFVTSSDSDTTVPWKQYRRAGPKYANWSITPDLSELPYWKWFLCRFQKDLENFYSMTFQGKGQIPDQWKKYTKEEAIKSLDKYI; the protein is encoded by the exons ATGAGACTTCAACTAAATACAAAACTGAGACAAAAATTAAAACCTGCAGATGTTCTACAAATAACTGCTGACTCCCTAAAGCCCAAAGAGGACTGCGCTGAGGATGAACTAGTTCAAATATTCTTACAGAGGCTGCTGTTAAGGAACTACAAAGCAAGATATATTAGCATTAAAGAAGCATCCAGTGACCTGCATTACAATCAGTCAGGTAccataaacaaaaatgaagaagaaacatttgaatttttttattctggaaaTCCAGCATCTCTTGGCCAAGCAATACATAAAGATCCTATTCACCCCATGGATGTTCAGATGGCAGTGTTCCTCTGTTCAGATGGGTTCCTAAAGCAGTTGATAGTGACTAAGCTTTCATACTGTCAGTATGCTCTGCCTCTACTAGTGCCCAATCCATTCACTGGAGGAATTGAGTTCCCACTCTGGGCGTTCCAACAAGTAAGGAAAAACTGGAACTCCAGTAAAGTTTCTGGAAAAGTTAACAACATGGCCAGTGCACAAACTCCAATGGTGGCTGTTTTCAGATTTGGCTCTATTTCCACATCCAAGTCTCAGTTGATCAACAGCCTGATCAATGAGAAGCACAATACATTCTTCCACAGGAATTGCCCGGGCAGCAGTAGAAATCGTCTACTGATGGATGGTGTAGTGGAGATTGCCTGGTACTGTCCATCTGGAAAAATCACTGATCATTTCCCTGATTGTGTGGCATTTTGTAATCTGCATGGTGATGCAGAAACTCATGAGAAACAATTGGAGATGCTGACTAAAATGTCCTCTGTGAACATTGTGGTTTTAGGCAATCCAGAAAAaggtagcacacacacacaaaccctaaAGAAGCTCTACAGTGACCCAAAGCCTCTCATTTGCCTTTTTTGTGAAGATGAATCCCCTGTCAGTGGAGTGAAGAAATTGAAATACAGAATTGGTCTTAAAGGCAGGAATCAGGCAGCTGTATCTGCAGAACTCCAAAAAACTCTCAAAGAGTGTTTCCCAAACTTGAGCACCACCTTCAGCCTTGAAAATGTGGACAAAATAAGCGGAATCAGAACAGATATAAAGGACAATCCTGAATGCATAAAACAGAAGGAAGCTGCTCTCCAGATAATAAAGCTGCTGAAAGGAATGGAACTGTCCAAAATTCAGGAGGAATATCTGCCTTGTCAGGGAACACTGTGGCATGACTGGTGTAAGAGGAACAAAGAACTACACAGGGTACATGGTGCTGATATAGAGAGGGTAATCAGCAAAAACCAAAATGAAATGAAGCAGATTCGTGAAAAGCAAGCAGCACGTGGTCTCACAAACTTCACAAAGCTGTTCATTGAAACAATAAGTTCTTGTTCAACAGAAAATGAGAAATCTTACTTTCTGAAGTGGGTGGAAATACTTTTAGATATGTTCACAGCTGATGATCTCTCTGCTCTGCATC AACTTGAAGAAATGTCTAAAGAGCTGAAAGCTGCAACCTTTGGTTTGGTACACATTCTTAGGGAAATGGGCCAGCTGTACGAGTCGTTTGTATCTGTAGATCCAGAAACCAGACAATGTGAAAAAGAAGTAGTTCTTTCGCTTCCCAAACTCGCAGCAGAGCTCTTAACATCAGGGCACCCACTGGAGCTGATGGATGGTGATGCAGCTCATGTTCCCCTGATCTGGATTTCTGCAGTTCTAGATGAACTTATCAAGAAGCTGGGAGACAAGAAAGTGTTTATTCTGTCAGTTTTAGGAGTCCAGAGTTCAGGGAAAtccaccatgctcaatgctatGTTTGGACTTCAGTTTGCAGTCAGTGCTGGAAGATGCACAAAAGGAGCTTTTATGCAGCTGGTAAAAGTATCTAAGATAAAACTAAATTTTGACTACATTCTTGTTGTTGATACAGAAGGTCTCAGAGCTCTGGAGTTGACCGGCATATCAACAAGACATCATGACAATGAATTAGCAACATTTGTTGTAGGACTTGGGAATACAACTATTATCAACATTATGGGAGAAAACCCTGCTGACATGCAGGACATCCTTCAGATTGTTGTCCAGGCATTCCTGAGGATGAAGAAGGTCAAATTGTCTCCAAGTTGTTTATTTGTGCATCATAATGTTTCCGATATCACAGctgaagagaaaaacaaagagggAAAAAGACGTTTGCAAGACAAATTGGATGAAATGGCAAAGTTAGCTGCCAAAGAGGAAGTCTGTGATGCTGAATGCTTCAGTGATGTCATTGCATTTGATATTAAAAATGACGTCCGTTATTTTGCACAGCTCTGGGAGGGCAGCCCTCCTATGGCTCCACCAAATCCAACCTACAGTGAAAATATTCTGGAGCTAAAGAAATCTCCACTACAGCAGGGTTCAAAACTGCACTGTATAACACTGAAACAACTCAAATGCCGGATTACAGACCTGTGGACTGCCCTCATGAATGAAAACTTTGTTTTTAGCTTCAAAAATACATTGGAGATTTCAGTGTACAGACAGCTAGAGGAAGAGTATGGGAAGTGGACCTGGACCCTTAGGAGTACAATGTTAAGAATTCAAGACAAACTTTACAACAGAATCAAAAACAATCAACTGGAGAAAGTTGAGTACAAGCTTCTTGTTGAAGAAATGCAAGACAcatttgaaaatgtgaaaaGCTCAATGACTTCCTTCTTTGAAAGTGAACACGAGAAAGACATCATGGAGCAGTGGAGGGTGaggtttgaaaataaaatacaatttctACATGATGACCTCATAAAACAAGCAGAAAGAGAGTTAGTTGGCATTCTCGAGCTGAGAgattcagaaaaacaaaaatcacagtATGAGGCAAAACTTTTTGAGAAGAGTAAAGAACTTGCTTTATCTCTCCAGAACAATGAGGATGATgaaggaaagaagaaagaacAGTTTGATTCACTGTGGGAGAAATGGATCTCTGAGTTGACTGCTACAATCCAGCCCATGAGACCAGTTGCTATAGCAGAGGACATTTTCCAAATTTTGTGTGAAAGTTATGAAGTGGCACTCGTGATCAGTCGCAGACAGTGTAAGGAATACGTTGAAATACATATGTTGTGTGATTATACCCCTTACgtaagacagaaaaaaaaaagccaaatttTTCCAGCAAAAACCACTTTACCACTTGATGACCAAACCTCAGTAAGGAATCTGACACTTAGTGTGATCAAACAAACTAAAGACTTGATTAAGTCAAAACCAGTAGAACAGATGGGCTACAATCCAAGTCACATTCAAGAGATTGTTCTCCTAGTCAAACAGGTGATAAAGGAACACAAGACCTCCAAATACAAGTTCACCAAAGAGTTCTCAGTggatctctctctgtttgtgtgtgaaactgcaaaAGAGACATTTGAAGAGTTACAAGAGAAATTCAGGAATGCCAATGATCCCATGGTCTACCTACAGAATATGAAACCAAGATACTACTGCATTTTCCAGAAATTCTGCCAAGGTGCTTCTTCTGTGGTAGCATTTGGTGCATCAATGTGCAGCAAACTTGGAGAATCCATCCTGCAGAGTGTCTACAATCAGACAGCCACTGATCTGGCAGATCAGATGAAATCAGACCTCCCAGAATTTAATGGGAACAGGTCAAAGCTGGAAAAACACATTCTTAAATCACTGGCAGAAGAGGAGAACTTTCAGAGGTATAAAACCTACATAATGAGTCCTCAGGAACACATTAAGAGCTTTATTAAAGAGGTTGTGTGCAGTTATatggaaaaagaaaatcccAGAGCTCTCAATAAAATCATGGGAATTATTGCACACAAAAAGCGGTGTGTAATCATAGCAGCACAATCTACAACTGAGGAAATGAAGAAGAAATCAGGAGACGCAAATATGTGGTTGGAGTCATTTTCCAGGAGTCTCAAAGATGAGCTTGTGTGTGAAACAGAGCACCTCAGTGGTTATTACTGTAAAGACATAAGTGATTTGCAACTGCTCACAGAGGTTGTGAAAAATGAAATGTCTTTAATTACTGAAGAACTGAAGAAGAATTTAAACAGTGTCTCTGCTCTTAAAATGGAGAAGTTCAGGAAGAGACCAGATGAGATTCTGATCGAGCAGTTCTGTCACTGCTGCTGGGTGCAGTGTCCTTTCTGTAAAGCAACCTGTACCAACACCATGGAAGACCATGATGGAGATCACAGTGTTCCTGTTCATCGAAACAGTGGAATAAATGGGTGGCATTACCGAGGAACAAAAAATCTTGCCATTGATTTCTGCACAACCTCTGTGGTGAGTGATTGGGCCTTCGTCACATCTTCTGACTCTGATACAACAGTGCCATGGAAACAGTACAGAAGAGCTGGTCCTAAATATGCAAACTGGAGCATCACTCCTGATCTCTCTGAGCTCCCGTACTGGAAGTGGTTTCTGTGCAGGTTTCAGAAAGACTTGGAGAATTTCTACAGCATGACTTTCCAGGGAAAAGGTCAGATTCCTGATCAATGGAAGAAATACACAAAAGAGGAAGCCATTAAAAGTTTGGATAAATACATTTAA